The DNA sequence CTCCCCTCCGCCCATGCCATCGAGCGTGAATATCGCGTAACTTATGCGCTCAGGGACAGCGCCGTCCCTGTCGCCCGCCCGCTCGCCCTGTGCGAGGATGCGAGCGTCGTCGGCACGCCCTTTTTCATCATGGACTATGCGAAGGGGCGCAATTTCTGGGATGCGCGCCTGCCCGACCTCAGTCCGGCCGACCGCGCCGCCGTCTATGACGAGATGAACCGCGTCCTCGCCGCGCTCCATGCGATCGACCCTGCGCAAGTGGGCCTGTCAAACTATGGCAGGCCCGGCAATTATTTCGCGCGGCAGGCGGCGCGCTGGACGAAGCAATATCGCGCGACGGAGACGCAGCGGATCGAGGCGATGGAGCAGCTTATAGACTGGCTGCCCGCCAATGATCCGGGGCTGGAGGCCAGCCGCATCGTCCATGGCGACTTTCGCAACGACAATATGATCTTCGCCGACGGCGAGCCCCGCATCATCGCGATACTCGACTGGGAGCTTTCGACCCTTGGCCATCCGCTCGCCGATCTTGCCCAGCATGTCATGGCCTGGCGGGTGCCCAGGGAGGGTTATCGTGGCCTGTCCGACGCGGATCTGCCAGCACTCGGCATTCCGTCGGAGGCCGATTATGTCCGCCGCTATGCCGAACGGAGCGGAGTGGGCCAGATCGACCCGGCGCATTGGCGTTACGCGCTGGCCTTTGCCATGTTCCGTAATGCCGGTATCCGACAGGGCGTCTATCGCCGCGCGCTCGATGGCAACGCGTCGAGCAAGGCTGCCGCTGTCCATGGCGCCCGCGCGAGCGAGATTGCCGGCCTGGCCTGGCGGATTGCCTGCGGAGAGGAGGACGCCAGACTATGACAGTTCGGATGATCGATGTGGGCGGTTATCGCCTGCGCGCCGTGGAACAGGGTGTTGGGCCGCTGGTCCTGATGGTCCACGGCTTTCCGGGCCTCGCTTATTCCTGGCGGCATCAGATGGCGCCGTTGGCGAAGGCGGGCTTTCGCGCGGTCGCCATCGATAGTCTGGGTTATGGCGGCAGCGACAGACCCGCCGGGCAGGATGCCTATACGTCGGAGAGAATGCAGGACTATCTGCTCGCTGTCCTGAACCATTATGGTGCGGATCGCGCGGTCATCGTTGGACAGGATTTTGGCGCCCAATATGCCTGGAATCTGGCGGTGCGCGCACCGGACAGGGTGGCCGCCCTGATCGCGACCATTCCCTATGATTATGACCTGGCCGGACGCGCCATGCTGGGCGCCGCGCCGCGCTTGCCAGCAGGTGAACCGGCCCGGCCTGAAGCGTCCTCACCGGACCGGGCGCCGAGTGAACGCTTCGCCGCCATGGCGCGGGCGCACTTCGTCCATTTCCATTATTTCGGGCAAGTGGGACCGGCCGAACGGGAACTGGCCGGGCGGGTGCCCGAATTTCTTGCACGCCTGTTCCATGAACTGTCCGCCGGGGGCGACCTCTGGCGCTGGAAAACGATGCCGTCCGAAGGCAGCGGATATCTGGATGTGTTGCCCGATGCCCCGCCGCTACCCTGGCCGTGGTTGAGCAAAGCGGAATTCGACTTGTTCGTGGCGGGCTATGACCATGTCGATCCGATGCTGCGCTTCATTGGCGGCCTTAACAGCTACCGGACCGCCGATGCCAATTGGACGATCGGCAGGGAATGGGCCGACCATGATGTCGAAACGCCTACCCTGTTCCTCTATGGTCGGGAGGACCCGTCCTTCGGTTTCTTCCCGGATTGGGAAGATCGATTGCGCAAGCGCGTACCCGGCCTGTACGATATCGTGG is a window from the Sphingobium sp. CAP-1 genome containing:
- a CDS encoding phosphotransferase family protein, yielding MSEVGTLNVTRLAPWLRGHVPGADGEISAEKFAGGQSNPTYLLSVDGQPRFVLRRKPDGVLLPSAHAIEREYRVTYALRDSAVPVARPLALCEDASVVGTPFFIMDYAKGRNFWDARLPDLSPADRAAVYDEMNRVLAALHAIDPAQVGLSNYGRPGNYFARQAARWTKQYRATETQRIEAMEQLIDWLPANDPGLEASRIVHGDFRNDNMIFADGEPRIIAILDWELSTLGHPLADLAQHVMAWRVPREGYRGLSDADLPALGIPSEADYVRRYAERSGVGQIDPAHWRYALAFAMFRNAGIRQGVYRRALDGNASSKAAAVHGARASEIAGLAWRIACGEEDARL
- a CDS encoding alpha/beta fold hydrolase; its protein translation is MTVRMIDVGGYRLRAVEQGVGPLVLMVHGFPGLAYSWRHQMAPLAKAGFRAVAIDSLGYGGSDRPAGQDAYTSERMQDYLLAVLNHYGADRAVIVGQDFGAQYAWNLAVRAPDRVAALIATIPYDYDLAGRAMLGAAPRLPAGEPARPEASSPDRAPSERFAAMARAHFVHFHYFGQVGPAERELAGRVPEFLARLFHELSAGGDLWRWKTMPSEGSGYLDVLPDAPPLPWPWLSKAEFDLFVAGYDHVDPMLRFIGGLNSYRTADANWTIGREWADHDVETPTLFLYGREDPSFGFFPDWEDRLRKRVPGLYDIVALPDAGHFLQQEQPAAFNRAMLDFLGRVMA